In the genome of Chryseobacterium arthrosphaerae, one region contains:
- a CDS encoding Tex family protein — protein sequence MTTVAFIQKQLNISEKSINNTLQLLAEDCTIPFIARYRKDKTGNLDETQIEQIARISRQFEEIIKRKESILKSIEEQDALTPELRQRIEDSFDLQELEDLYLPFKKRKKTKADAAKEKGLEPLAKIIMSQKNNDVLLLASKYVNNEVGSEEEALQGARDIMAEWINENMYVRKNLRRIFQRKAVVTSKVVKARKDEEEAQKFAQYFEWEENLSRTPSHRLLAMLRAESEGFVKTHVGIDKEEAIDFIEKAIIKSDNESAEHIALAIKDSYKRLLEPAISNEALQEAKEKADRKAIEIFSENLSQLLLAPPLGEKRILAIDPGYRSGCKVVCLDEKGDLLHNETLYPHAPQNESGMAMKKIRSMVNAYNIEAISIGNGTASRETEFFIKKIAFDKPLQVFVVSEAGASVYSASKIAREEFPTYDVTVRGAVSIGRRLSDPLAELVKIDPKSIGVGQYQHDVDQTQLKNELDATVMKCVNSVGINVNTASKSLLSYVSGIGEKMAENIVNYRAENGAFEDRKQLKKVPRLGEKAFQQAAAFVRISNGKNPLDNSAVHPEAYGIIEKMAKDLGIKTNELIANKEKIALVKPESYITEEIGILGIRDILKELEKPGLDPRKAAKVFEFDPNVKSIKDLKAGMILPGIVNNITAFGCFVDLGIKESGLVHISQLKDGFVSDVNEVVKLHQHVRVKVTEVDEARKRVQLSMIL from the coding sequence ATGACGACCGTAGCATTTATACAGAAGCAGCTCAATATTTCTGAGAAGAGCATCAACAATACTTTACAATTACTGGCAGAAGACTGCACCATTCCTTTTATTGCCCGTTACCGGAAGGATAAAACCGGCAACCTTGATGAAACCCAGATTGAGCAGATTGCCAGGATCAGCAGGCAGTTTGAAGAGATCATCAAAAGAAAGGAATCTATTCTCAAGTCTATAGAAGAACAGGATGCTTTGACTCCTGAACTCAGACAGAGGATTGAAGACAGTTTTGACCTTCAGGAACTGGAAGATCTATACCTGCCTTTTAAAAAACGCAAGAAAACCAAGGCTGATGCCGCTAAAGAAAAAGGACTGGAACCTTTAGCCAAGATCATCATGAGCCAGAAGAATAATGATGTTCTATTGTTGGCGTCGAAATACGTAAACAATGAGGTAGGATCTGAGGAAGAGGCTCTTCAGGGAGCCAGGGATATCATGGCAGAATGGATCAATGAAAATATGTATGTGCGTAAAAACCTTCGCCGTATATTCCAGCGTAAGGCTGTAGTGACTTCTAAAGTAGTGAAAGCCAGAAAAGATGAGGAAGAAGCCCAAAAGTTCGCCCAGTATTTTGAATGGGAAGAGAACCTCAGCAGAACACCTTCACACAGGCTTCTCGCTATGTTGAGAGCAGAATCTGAAGGGTTTGTGAAAACCCATGTAGGAATTGATAAGGAAGAAGCGATTGACTTCATAGAAAAAGCCATCATTAAATCGGATAATGAAAGCGCAGAGCACATCGCCCTGGCCATTAAAGACAGTTATAAAAGACTTCTGGAGCCCGCCATTTCCAATGAGGCCCTGCAGGAAGCTAAGGAAAAAGCGGACCGGAAAGCTATTGAGATCTTCTCTGAAAACCTGAGCCAGCTGCTTTTAGCCCCGCCTTTGGGAGAAAAAAGGATCCTTGCGATAGATCCGGGATACAGAAGCGGCTGTAAAGTGGTTTGCCTGGACGAGAAAGGCGACCTGCTGCACAACGAAACCCTCTACCCTCACGCCCCCCAGAATGAAAGCGGAATGGCGATGAAAAAGATCCGTTCTATGGTAAACGCCTATAATATTGAAGCCATCTCTATCGGAAACGGAACAGCGAGCCGTGAAACGGAGTTTTTTATTAAAAAGATTGCTTTTGACAAGCCGTTACAGGTTTTTGTGGTTTCTGAAGCCGGAGCCTCTGTATATTCCGCAAGCAAGATTGCAAGGGAGGAGTTTCCGACGTATGACGTGACTGTACGTGGAGCGGTTTCGATCGGAAGGAGACTTTCTGATCCGTTGGCAGAACTGGTAAAGATTGATCCGAAATCTATCGGCGTGGGGCAATACCAGCATGATGTAGACCAGACGCAATTGAAAAACGAGCTTGATGCTACGGTGATGAAATGTGTGAACTCAGTGGGCATCAATGTAAATACAGCGAGTAAATCTTTGTTGAGCTATGTTTCCGGAATCGGAGAGAAAATGGCTGAAAATATCGTTAATTACCGGGCTGAAAACGGGGCTTTTGAAGACAGGAAGCAGTTGAAGAAAGTACCAAGGCTTGGAGAAAAAGCCTTCCAGCAGGCGGCAGCTTTTGTAAGGATCTCCAATGGCAAAAATCCACTGGATAATTCTGCAGTGCACCCCGAAGCTTACGGAATTATAGAAAAAATGGCTAAAGACCTGGGCATTAAAACAAATGAACTGATCGCCAATAAAGAAAAAATAGCTCTGGTAAAACCTGAATCGTATATCACGGAGGAAATCGGAATCCTGGGGATCAGAGATATCCTTAAAGAGCTTGAAAAGCCTGGTCTGGATCCTAGAAAAGCGGCTAAAGTTTTTGAGTTTGACCCTAATGTAAAAAGCATTAAAGATCTCAAAGCAGGGATGATCCTTCCGGGAATCGTCAACAATATTACCGCATTCGGATGTTTTGTAGACCTGGGCATCAAAGAAAGCGGGCTTGTACACATCTCCCAACTGAAAGACGGCTTTGTATCTGATGTGAATGAAGTGGTAAAACTTCACCAGCACGTAAGGGTAAAAGTAACGGAAGTAGATGAAGCGAGAAAAAGGGTTCAGCTGAGTATGATTTTATAG
- a CDS encoding HAD family hydrolase, whose product MKYKHLIFDLDGTLWDPRSTIIGIWNDVLYEHQLIERELKPEDMNPYMGLLAKDIIKDIVSGISDQKVQEVLSNIIAKEKEVLRARGGILYRGVEETLKKLSEDHRLFIVSNCQDGYIEAFLEYYQFNDLFTDFESHGRTQKPKSENIQLIMKRNHLSPEDTVYIGDTQTDYDASQSNTLSFIFCKYGFGHLNTDDYQPAIAAFPDLELYV is encoded by the coding sequence TTGAAGTATAAACATTTAATTTTCGATCTGGACGGAACACTTTGGGATCCCCGGTCGACGATCATCGGAATATGGAACGATGTTTTGTATGAACATCAACTGATCGAAAGGGAGCTGAAACCTGAAGATATGAACCCTTATATGGGACTTTTGGCTAAAGATATCATCAAAGATATTGTATCCGGTATTTCTGACCAGAAGGTACAGGAAGTTCTTTCCAACATCATAGCGAAGGAAAAAGAGGTCCTGCGTGCCCGTGGCGGCATCTTGTACAGGGGTGTTGAAGAAACCCTGAAAAAGCTTTCTGAAGATCACCGCCTGTTTATTGTCAGCAACTGCCAGGATGGGTATATCGAAGCATTTTTAGAATATTATCAGTTCAATGACCTGTTCACCGATTTTGAGTCCCATGGCCGGACCCAAAAACCAAAATCAGAGAATATACAGCTCATAATGAAGAGAAATCACTTATCTCCTGAAGACACGGTATATATTGGTGATACCCAGACAGATTATGATGCTTCACAATCGAATACCCTATCATTTATTTTCTGTAAATACGGATTCGGGCATCTGAACACTGATGATTACCAGCCAGCTATTGCAGCTTTTCCGGACCTGGAACTGTATGTATAA
- a CDS encoding ankyrin repeat domain-containing protein, translating to MMKLYLICILLMFSCSGNSKKAEKEPLIHENSLFSSKAGNLSGCNLKYNELGLAVKSNNLKRVQQLLQNGADIETAGEDDFNAYGALYVAVVAGNGEMIKLIIKNKANVNPMINDEGYTLMIAAIQSGKISTVRTLIHSGTKINAVNDIEGNKKFVPLLVAIINEQSDIFKLLIDSGADPFEKNFENISAYDYAKEHNVRFLSLFNDRKYDNKEDTVIVEGIYKNDCKSETGLIILDAENAYLDLMTHDGYVRLVMAIKNNDIFFNSLAAITRLNKTLDWKSISLEKPVLRIEPVSEDKISVHWTGFYDSRIKTVEIPENPFIIEGKKDRIIERCK from the coding sequence ATGATGAAATTATACCTGATATGTATTCTCCTGATGTTTTCATGCAGTGGGAACAGTAAAAAAGCAGAGAAAGAACCCCTTATTCATGAAAATTCTTTATTCTCTTCAAAAGCCGGTAATCTTTCTGGCTGTAATCTGAAATATAATGAACTTGGTTTAGCCGTAAAATCAAATAATTTAAAAAGAGTTCAACAGCTTTTACAAAATGGAGCCGATATTGAAACAGCAGGAGAAGATGATTTCAATGCGTATGGAGCGTTATATGTTGCTGTAGTGGCTGGAAACGGGGAAATGATTAAACTCATTATTAAAAATAAGGCCAATGTTAATCCGATGATAAATGATGAAGGCTATACCTTAATGATTGCCGCTATACAATCCGGTAAAATAAGTACTGTCAGAACATTAATACATTCAGGCACAAAAATAAATGCGGTAAATGATATTGAAGGAAATAAAAAATTTGTTCCGCTTCTGGTAGCCATCATCAATGAGCAATCTGATATTTTTAAATTATTGATTGATTCAGGAGCAGATCCTTTTGAAAAGAATTTCGAAAATATTTCTGCATATGATTATGCTAAAGAGCATAATGTGAGATTTTTATCATTATTTAACGACAGGAAATATGACAACAAAGAGGACACGGTTATTGTTGAAGGGATATATAAAAATGATTGTAAATCTGAAACAGGGCTGATAATCCTGGATGCTGAAAATGCATATCTGGACTTAATGACCCATGATGGCTATGTAAGATTGGTGATGGCTATTAAGAATAATGATATTTTTTTCAATTCCCTGGCAGCAATTACACGTTTAAACAAAACATTAGACTGGAAATCCATTTCCTTAGAAAAGCCGGTTCTGAGAATAGAGCCGGTCTCTGAAGATAAAATTTCAGTACATTGGACAGGGTTTTATGATTCAAGGATAAAAACAGTAGAAATTCCGGAAAACCCATTTATTATTGAAGGAAAGAAAGACCGTATTATTGAAAGATGTAAATAA
- a CDS encoding glycoside hydrolase family 24 protein, with translation MAKLTITGNTRPTVGETEMYSLSLSDPFTLLNPVAFPLTKIEWNIHVQDRKGWRITNGNLKEGTLVTYKFTDKSLQYKALKIEVIRGKDKGDLYIKPQPAENPGITHVELLDIHSKRIPKGKLMHYTDTIIVKAYCVGMFGQKVAFTLWEDDATGKGHDPVVNMMNKINRIPLTGEVDHEGVARVVFLLPAYTLAVQIANAGVAKGDKNEGKTHEYYVTAEVISKHILKASPNVNVANPGYIPPVSDQRKSKEISLSGNGSAQNNPKPKENTAKFPQTPAAKKQADPEGRILSAEFTDGTGKTLKNAGTGDIVSIKITSQNMKGKSVKVKIWEEDLIRYSNDLLYEIPVVLAYDTYNFINGIPLTRKMYAKGNEWGEGSSQEYFIEVEHLNTSVTSWVIPVNPDAEPVKVEDNDSVVIIKEKKQERIEKAKICECEARLRAFMRMIRIGEGTEDEAGYTRIVGGSSFKDHGKDMSTHPKVYIEKYDSTAAGAYQITKTNWNSEAFAKWRIDNNVSDFSKESQDIYCAYLIIKKKKAFENINSNDIDGAIDKCSKEWASLPGAGYGQREESREKIKTKYKAFLHQELSDSSNLHLKKGFLKRYFGIHCCDTILKTEQDKSDDIMIIFDKNIEVERQKIVSEKTKNILKKAARSSGNKKIIITSTIRSPRKQAEAMYNNESNGRHIKYASPGRQVLNVYNLMKNQGKERTINAMVEKINELSRQGKRVSLHCVAESEYAKLNILDVSYTNGLVNYQQFILDLAKDISVIKIIHPIVSVGTKGKINYDNGEPAIHIEIQQ, from the coding sequence ATGGCAAAATTGACTATTACAGGAAACACCAGGCCTACAGTGGGAGAAACGGAAATGTATTCGCTTTCTTTATCCGATCCCTTTACACTGCTGAATCCCGTTGCTTTTCCACTTACGAAGATAGAATGGAATATTCATGTCCAGGATAGGAAAGGGTGGCGCATAACCAATGGAAATCTGAAGGAAGGGACACTGGTGACCTATAAATTTACAGATAAAAGCCTCCAATATAAAGCCCTTAAAATTGAAGTGATCAGAGGGAAAGACAAAGGAGATCTGTATATAAAACCTCAGCCTGCTGAGAATCCCGGAATAACCCATGTGGAATTGCTGGATATTCATTCTAAAAGGATTCCAAAGGGAAAGCTCATGCATTATACCGATACGATAATTGTCAAAGCCTATTGTGTCGGGATGTTCGGGCAAAAGGTTGCTTTTACCCTTTGGGAAGACGATGCAACAGGTAAAGGGCACGATCCTGTCGTGAATATGATGAATAAGATCAATAGAATTCCTCTTACCGGTGAGGTAGATCATGAAGGAGTTGCCAGGGTGGTCTTCCTGCTTCCTGCTTATACGCTGGCAGTTCAGATCGCCAATGCAGGAGTTGCCAAAGGAGATAAGAACGAAGGAAAAACACATGAATATTATGTAACTGCAGAAGTGATTTCAAAACATATTCTCAAAGCCAGCCCGAATGTGAATGTAGCCAATCCGGGATATATCCCTCCGGTGTCTGATCAACGTAAATCAAAGGAAATTTCTTTATCCGGAAATGGATCAGCACAGAATAACCCGAAGCCGAAGGAAAATACAGCCAAATTTCCACAAACCCCGGCGGCAAAGAAACAGGCAGATCCGGAAGGAAGAATTCTGAGTGCAGAGTTTACAGATGGTACAGGAAAAACTTTGAAAAATGCCGGAACAGGAGATATCGTTTCCATTAAAATAACCTCTCAGAATATGAAAGGGAAGAGTGTAAAGGTAAAGATCTGGGAAGAAGACCTGATACGCTACAGCAATGATCTTTTATACGAAATCCCGGTAGTGTTGGCCTATGATACGTATAATTTTATCAATGGAATCCCGCTTACCAGAAAGATGTATGCCAAAGGGAATGAATGGGGCGAAGGATCTTCACAGGAGTACTTCATAGAAGTGGAGCATCTCAATACCTCCGTCACTTCCTGGGTAATTCCGGTAAATCCGGATGCTGAACCTGTGAAAGTGGAGGATAATGATTCTGTAGTGATTATTAAAGAGAAAAAACAAGAACGTATTGAAAAAGCAAAGATATGTGAATGTGAAGCCAGACTGAGAGCTTTTATGAGAATGATAAGGATTGGTGAAGGTACTGAAGATGAAGCCGGTTATACCAGAATAGTTGGAGGAAGCAGTTTTAAAGATCATGGAAAAGACATGAGCACACATCCTAAAGTTTATATTGAAAAATATGATTCTACGGCAGCAGGGGCTTATCAGATTACTAAAACAAATTGGAATAGTGAAGCTTTTGCAAAGTGGAGAATTGATAATAATGTCAGTGATTTCTCTAAAGAAAGCCAGGATATTTATTGTGCTTATCTTATTATTAAAAAGAAAAAAGCATTTGAAAATATTAATTCTAATGATATTGACGGGGCTATTGATAAGTGCAGTAAAGAATGGGCAAGTCTTCCAGGCGCAGGTTATGGCCAAAGAGAGGAGAGCAGAGAAAAAATTAAAACAAAATATAAAGCATTTTTACATCAAGAACTGTCTGATAGCAGTAACCTGCATTTAAAAAAAGGATTCTTAAAAAGATACTTTGGAATCCATTGCTGTGATACCATTCTAAAAACGGAACAAGATAAATCTGATGATATTATGATCATTTTTGATAAAAATATTGAAGTTGAAAGACAAAAAATTGTTTCTGAGAAGACAAAAAATATTCTGAAAAAGGCAGCCAGGTCATCTGGAAATAAAAAGATAATCATAACAAGTACTATAAGATCTCCGAGAAAACAAGCGGAAGCAATGTATAATAATGAAAGTAACGGAAGACATATTAAGTATGCTTCTCCCGGGAGACAAGTACTAAATGTTTATAATTTAATGAAAAATCAAGGAAAAGAGAGAACGATTAATGCAATGGTTGAGAAAATCAATGAGCTATCCAGACAGGGTAAAAGAGTGTCATTGCACTGTGTTGCAGAATCAGAATATGCAAAATTAAACATTCTGGATGTTTCCTATACCAACGGATTAGTTAATTATCAGCAATTTATATTGGATTTGGCAAAAGATATTTCGGTGATAAAGATCATTCATCCTATAGTAAGTGTTGGAACTAAAGGAAAAATAAATTACGATAATGGAGAACCTGCAATTCACATAGAAATTCAACAGTAA
- a CDS encoding DUF4280 domain-containing protein, with protein sequence MTESLSAHDGKHFIVRKGKACCNQGDQFPRFMVTSHQKHYWNHKDATADYLAVTEDDVQFDPPGPSFGKCKLKPTSAGYLPCAFAPAGKWKKTYEKTKVMGKSCLSEISELMCCTGGKITVKEHGQTSVMNRQNITFADSGAYHMINPFIDLKEFQKELEDPDPVYE encoded by the coding sequence ATGACAGAAAGTTTATCTGCCCATGACGGCAAGCACTTTATCGTCCGGAAAGGCAAAGCCTGCTGTAACCAGGGAGATCAGTTTCCCCGGTTCATGGTTACATCCCATCAGAAACATTACTGGAATCATAAAGACGCAACAGCAGATTATCTTGCGGTAACAGAAGATGATGTACAGTTTGATCCACCCGGACCAAGTTTTGGAAAATGTAAATTAAAACCCACCTCTGCCGGGTATCTTCCCTGCGCTTTTGCTCCTGCCGGAAAATGGAAGAAAACATATGAAAAGACCAAGGTGATGGGTAAAAGCTGCCTTTCGGAAATTTCTGAGCTGATGTGCTGTACCGGCGGAAAGATTACCGTAAAGGAACACGGCCAGACGTCTGTTATGAACCGGCAGAATATAACGTTTGCTGATTCCGGGGCCTATCATATGATCAATCCGTTTATAGATTTAAAAGAATTTCAGAAAGAACTGGAAGATCCGGATCCCGTGTATGAATAA